The nucleotide window TAAGGAGAGTATATAAGAATTGTATGGGAGATGCTTTACAAAAGATAGGCGGATTTTTAGGTATGGAAAAGTTGTTACTGTTGATAGCGGCGTTAGCCTTTACTGCAAAGGGATTACCTGTAGAAGCTCAGTCCGTCGTTTCAGGCCGAACTGTTGAATATTTTACGCCCAATATGTTTAAAAAGGGCTCACAGATTGAACGAATTCAACAGGCAATAGATGAGGCTCAAAAGTATAAGGCAAAAGTAGTGATACCGGGATACGACGCGGTAAATAAATCGGCAGTATGGTTGATCGATAAGGCTATCTTATTGCCGGGCAATACAGAACTGGAACTGGATAACTGCACCATTAAGCTTTCTGACCGTTGCCGGGATAATTTTATACGGTCTGCCAACGCTGGTTTAGGTATTTCGAAAGTGAAGCCGTTAAGTAATATCCGCATCATTGGTAAGGGAAATGTGTTACTGGAAGGTGCTGCTAATCCCCGTGCTACCGGTGATCATAATAAAGCACTCGCAAAAAACCCCAAAGGGTTTACCCAGTCTTATGGATCCGATGCCGGTAAGCCCGGAGAGAACCAGAAAGGCGGGTGGCGTAATCATGCGATTATACTGGCGCATATTAATGTATTTGAGATCAGTGGTATTCAATTAAAAGATTATCATGCTCATGGAATTGTGTTGGAACGCTGTACCAATGGTGCCGTAAAGGATATTACCTTCCAGGTGCGCCAGTCGGTTAATATTGAGGGTGTGGAAAGACAGGTATTAAACCAGGATGGAATGGGTATTAGGTTTGGGTGCAGAAATATTATTATCGACCGATGCCGGGGTAATAGCGGGGATGATTTTATCAATATCGGTTTAACAGATACGGGCGTACCGGCAGGAGCGGAGAACGTAAATGTGGTGAGCGGCTCTGTTTATGGCGGAGCTACCGATAATATCGCTAATATCTATCTCCAGAACTGGCAGGATTTTTATTCCATCTCACATCGCGCCATTCGTATCATGCCGGCAGGCAGGCTTAGGATACAAAATGTATTTGTAGAGAATATGACCATCAACGCCTTATCCAACCAGGGCCTGGTAGCCGAATATGCTGACCATATCAGAGGCTTGTTTGTAAAAAATATAATTACCTGGCAACCGGTAAAAGCCAAAGGCATAAGAGACGCCAGCTTCCGGGACATCTTGTATCTCGGAAAGGGCGATGCTATTGATGTTGCTGACAGCGACTCTGTAGTAGTGGATAATGTAAGGAAAGCCGTTTTCTAAATCAACCCGCTATTTACAGGCCTAGATGAATATCATCATAAACGAAAATGATCATATGTCGGCTCTATGAGGTTAATGTCCTTAAATGGATTTTTTCTATCAGTATCTCGCCCCCTGGACTTTACATTGGTAACCATATTGCTGAACGGGTTCGTTGGCGTTCCATAGGGACGGTACATCAGAAAGTTTAAACAAGTTCATCGTAATATGTTCCGGATTTAAACGTCGCC belongs to Niabella yanshanensis and includes:
- a CDS encoding glycosyl hydrolase family 28 protein → MGDALQKIGGFLGMEKLLLLIAALAFTAKGLPVEAQSVVSGRTVEYFTPNMFKKGSQIERIQQAIDEAQKYKAKVVIPGYDAVNKSAVWLIDKAILLPGNTELELDNCTIKLSDRCRDNFIRSANAGLGISKVKPLSNIRIIGKGNVLLEGAANPRATGDHNKALAKNPKGFTQSYGSDAGKPGENQKGGWRNHAIILAHINVFEISGIQLKDYHAHGIVLERCTNGAVKDITFQVRQSVNIEGVERQVLNQDGMGIRFGCRNIIIDRCRGNSGDDFINIGLTDTGVPAGAENVNVVSGSVYGGATDNIANIYLQNWQDFYSISHRAIRIMPAGRLRIQNVFVENMTINALSNQGLVAEYADHIRGLFVKNIITWQPVKAKGIRDASFRDILYLGKGDAIDVADSDSVVVDNVRKAVF